A stretch of DNA from Methylothermaceae bacteria B42:
CTGTACCGCGGGAATCACCGAAATATTCAGCGCTTCCTATAGCAACCAGCGTAGCAACAATAAAACGTTAACCATCATGGAAACCAGCGCCGTCACTTTCCAAAAAGCTACTGGATCTCTTTCCAATAGGGGTTGACGGTCTTGCTGGAGAAAATTGGGATTGGGTTTTTCCAGGTCGTGGAGAAATTCGGATAAAGTTGGATAACGCTTGTCAGGGTCTATGCTCAAGGCTTTTTCCAAGGCCCGATCCATCCATACCGGAATTTCCGGATTCCAGCGCCGCGCTGAAATATATTTTACCCGGGTGATATTACCTTCTCCATATTTTTCCCCATAAGGCAGGCGGCCCGTGAGCAATTCGTAAGCAATGACCGCCAAGGAGAACTGATCTGACCGGGATGATCCCCCATAACCCAAAAAATATTCCGGCGCGGCATAATGCTTGGTACCGAGCAACTGAATCCGCTCGAGAGGACTGCTGACTTCCTCGAGACCTGCAATCTTGACCGAACCGAAATCGATGAGTTTGACAATACCATCCCGGTCAATCATGACGTTTTCCGGCTTGAGATCCTGGTGCAGCATTTCCAGGCGATGGAAGGCCAGCAGGCCCTTGGCAATCTGGCTCACAAGCTCACGCACTTGCTGGAAATCACGCTGGGGGTGTTCGTCCATCCACTGGCGCAGGGTTTCCCCTTCAATATATTCGCTCACCAGATAAAGACAGGAACGGCGCCGCTTGGGTTTGAAAACCCGCATTACATGGGGGCTCTGAATCCGGCTACCGACCCATTCTTCGTGGGAGAATAAATCGATGTAGATGGGATCGTCTTCGAAATTGGGTGAAGGGGTCTTGAGAACTACTTTGTCACCGCTTTCTTCATCGATCGCCAAATAAATCTGCACCCGCTTGCTGGCACTGATTTCGCGGACAATACGGTAACCATCCAGCTTCATTCCCGCCTCCAATAATGGCGGAAAGGGCAATTCTGACAGTTTAAGCAGGACTTCCTGCTCACTAGGAACCGGCAATTGGCGAAAATGGATAATTTGGCAGGTCAGATTGTCGGGACTGGCGGCATCGTAGGCTTGCCGCACTAATTCATAGGCTGCCTGATTGAGATCTTCATGTTCTTCGATGGCTTTGACAATAACCTCGGAAGACACGTATTCGTGCACGCCATCGGTGGTAAAAATAAAGATATCTTCCGGTTCCACCGCCAAAGAGCGGTAATCAATGTCCAGGCGCAGATCAATGCCCATGGCCCGTGATAGATACTGGTTTTCACCGCTCCCCCAACTATGATCCTGCGTCAGCTGTTCCAACCGGCCACCGCGCAGACGGTAAATGCGACTATCGCCAATATGAAAGATATGAGCAGTACTGGACTTCACAATCAATGCGCTGAGGGTGCTGGCAAGACTGCCCGGCTGGCTTCCTTGACCATAGAGCCAGCGATTGGTTGCCAGCAGGACTTTTTCCACTGACCGTTTGACGCTCCAGGAATCGGGCGTGGCATAGTAATCGTGCAACAGGCTTTTCACACAGCTTTCGCTGGCGATTTTGCCGTCCTCGCAACCGCTGACGCCATCGGCAATCACCGCCACAATGCCTTTATAGGTCACCTCCGGTTCATCCGGAATCAAAACCCCAAAAGAATCCTGATTGTCCTTTTTCCTGCCGGTTTCCGAGTGCTGTCCGATCTCTAGTTCAAAATCCGTCATGGCTTACCAAAAAAAAACGGCGCGGGTTGCCGTTAGTTCCCGCGCCCAAGGGGAGTGTGACAACCTCTATTCGACCTCTATCATTTGCACCGTTCCGTCAGGCAGCGTTTCGGCCATGTGTCCTTTGGGTTCCTCCAAGAACAAAGCGGCAATCATGCCCGCCAAAGCGGCGCTGGCGATAACCATGAAGAAAGTGGCGGCATCAACGAAGGAATAGACTGTTAAAAATACCACACCTCCGACGTTGCCATAGGCGCCGGTCAGACCGGCAATTTGTCCTGTCAGGCGGCGTTTGATTAAAGGCACCATGGCGAACACGGCCCCTTCGGCAGCCTGAACAAAGAAAGAGCACATCATGGTAGCTGCCACAGCCAACGCCAATGGCCAACGGCTGTCGATATGGCTCAGAATCAAAAAACCGATGCCAATACCAACCATTAGAATCATGAGCGTCACCTTGCGGCTGAACTTGTCGCTGAAAAGGCCGCCGCTGGGCCGCGCCACCAAGTTCATGAAGGCAAAACCAGACGCTAAAGCGCCCGCCAAAACCTCACTGACGCCAAAGGTATCTTTGTAAAATAGAGGCAACATCGACACTGCCGCCAATTCTGAACCGAAGGCAATGAAGTAGGCCAGGTTCAAAATCGCCACTTGCCTGAACTTGTAGCGGTCAAATTCTGGCACTGACTCCTTGAATACCCGATGGTTTACTTTAACTGCGTGATAGATCTGATAGGCGTATAACAGACTCAGGATGATATATAGGACGTTAGCCAACGCGGCGGTGAACAATCCTAAATTATTGAGCTTCCAGGTCAGCAAAGCCAAGGCCAAATACAGCGGCAGATTCATCAACAGATAGAAGAAAAAGTCACCCACGGAGCTGACTTCCATTGCACCGGTCTTCTTGGGTTTGAAGTAAGTGGAACCCTTGGGAGTGTCGGAAACGGAAAAGAAGTAGATAACAGAATAAATCATGGCGATGCCACCTGTAGTAGCGATGGCGTAGCGCCAGCCGTTCTCGCCACCATAGATCAAAGCCAGTGTGGGGAGTATCAAGGCGGCGGCCGCCGAGCCGAAATTCCCCCAGCCGCCATAGATGCCTTCCGCCAACCCTACCTCGCGGGCCGGAAACCATTCGCTGATCATGCGAATGCCAATCACAAATCCAGCACCCACGAAACCGAGCAAGAATCGACTCAAGGCAAGTTGCTCAAAGGTTTGGGAAAAGGCGAAAGCAAAGCACACCCAACTGGCAAGAAACAATAGCCCGGAAAATACCCGCTTGGGGCCGAAGTGGTCCACCAGCATACCTACAATAACCCGCGCCGGAATGGTCAAGGCGATATTAAGAATCAGCAAGGTTTTGACTTGTTGGGCAGTAAGACCAAAGCTCTCCCGAATCGAGGCCATCAGCGGCGCGTGGTTGAACCAGACAAAGAAACTGATAAAAAAAGCCAGCCACGTCAGATGCAATATACGCATCCGGCCAGAAAAAGAAAAAAA
This window harbors:
- a CDS encoding protein kinase, whose translation is MTDFELEIGQHSETGRKKDNQDSFGVLIPDEPEVTYKGIVAVIADGVSGCEDGKIASESCVKSLLHDYYATPDSWSVKRSVEKVLLATNRWLYGQGSQPGSLASTLSALIVKSSTAHIFHIGDSRIYRLRGGRLEQLTQDHSWGSGENQYLSRAMGIDLRLDIDYRSLAVEPEDIFIFTTDGVHEYVSSEVIVKAIEEHEDLNQAAYELVRQAYDAASPDNLTCQIIHFRQLPVPSEQEVLLKLSELPFPPLLEAGMKLDGYRIVREISASKRVQIYLAIDEESGDKVVLKTPSPNFEDDPIYIDLFSHEEWVGSRIQSPHVMRVFKPKRRRSCLYLVSEYIEGETLRQWMDEHPQRDFQQVRELVSQIAKGLLAFHRLEMLHQDLKPENVMIDRDGIVKLIDFGSVKIAGLEEVSSPLERIQLLGTKHYAAPEYFLGYGGSSRSDQFSLAVIAYELLTGRLPYGEKYGEGNITRVKYISARRWNPEIPVWMDRALEKALSIDPDKRYPTLSEFLHDLEKPNPNFLQQDRQPLLERDPVAFWKVTALVSMMVNVLLLLRWLL
- a CDS encoding MFS transporter; this encodes MTERFTFFSFSGRMRILHLTWLAFFISFFVWFNHAPLMASIRESFGLTAQQVKTLLILNIALTIPARVIVGMLVDHFGPKRVFSGLLFLASWVCFAFAFSQTFEQLALSRFLLGFVGAGFVIGIRMISEWFPAREVGLAEGIYGGWGNFGSAAAALILPTLALIYGGENGWRYAIATTGGIAMIYSVIYFFSVSDTPKGSTYFKPKKTGAMEVSSVGDFFFYLLMNLPLYLALALLTWKLNNLGLFTAALANVLYIILSLLYAYQIYHAVKVNHRVFKESVPEFDRYKFRQVAILNLAYFIAFGSELAAVSMLPLFYKDTFGVSEVLAGALASGFAFMNLVARPSGGLFSDKFSRKVTLMILMVGIGIGFLILSHIDSRWPLALAVAATMMCSFFVQAAEGAVFAMVPLIKRRLTGQIAGLTGAYGNVGGVVFLTVYSFVDAATFFMVIASAALAGMIAALFLEEPKGHMAETLPDGTVQMIEVE